TATACTATTATCAGGTAATCACTTGTAAATGATGAAATCAAGCCCCCAAAAGCATACAAGTTCTTCAGAGGATGATTCCGACCGAGATAGGCTAAGTAGACTGCCAGATGATGTCGTTCTGCACATTCTTTCGTGCATGCCTATTATTGATGCTGTTAGAACCGTCTTACTTCGTCGATTCGGAAACCTTTGGACCTTTATTCCTAATATTAACATTGACATGAGTGAATACCAAAAAACCAGCACTACCCATCAGCTTGGGTGGTTCTGTTATTTCGTCCGCCACGTTTTGATGCTTCACCAAAATCGCTCCATTGATAGATTTCATCTTTGTGTAAAGTTCTACTCTAATGCCCAACGAGAGGAGGTTGCTGACGATATAAGAATGTGGTCTAGGTTTGCATTTGGTAGACAAGCCAAAGAAATGAGATTATCTGATCTATCCAACTATGATGCTAATTACGTTACGATTTTTCCTAGGCTCACGAGTGATTTTCTTGTTACACTTAATCTCAATTATTGCAGAATCGAGGGAGAAATTCAAGTCAAGTTGGGATCCCTAAAGAAGTTGTCACTTAACCATGTTAGAATGAGCAATGAGAGTTTCCAAAGTTTTATATCTGGATGTCCTTCTTTACAAAAACTGGTTATTGTCGACTTATTGTCGTTGACAAAGCCGATTGTCTCTGTTCCTAACATTGACAATTCACGTCTAGTTCTTAGGATGTCGCTTAATTTCCCTAACCTTGAAACTTTGTACACTTATTTGAGATTTGATTTTCGCCGTGTAGACATCACTGATATTTCCTCTGTTCGTGATGATATCTACATCAAATATCTTACCACGCGTGATAATCCCGTAAGTACAATGAATAATATTTTGTTGATTGGAAAGTTTCAAGGTGTTGAAGTTTTGCGACTGTCACGCAATGCTTCCAAGGTAatgcttcttttttttcttttttttggccTCCTTTCGAGCACTGTCTAACGCTGATCATTGTGCCAACTGTTCTAAGGAATTAAGTTAATCTGCTAATTCTTGTATATCGAGTCAATTGAGATTATTAATGTCGTTTTTCCTTCGATTTCAGCTATTTCTCCTCACCATACCAAATGTGCAGCTGTTAGAAAATCGATGGAAACGTATAGATCTTGCATTGGACAACTTCTGTGAAGTCTGCCTCTCAGGCTTTCGTAATTTGGTGAGAAGTTCAAAATACTTGGAAGACATCACTATATACACCACAAAGGCAAGTGTATTTAATTCGTACCTACTTCGTAAAAGTTTTACCTAAGACATAGATCGATGATTAATTTGCATAGTTAAATTAACGGTCTCTCTTTTTGTTATCGAATATCAGGATTTTAAAGCCAGAATCGATTTGCAAGAAGACGAAGTTTCTTCTCCTGATGTGCTGCCACAGGTCAAGACCATTACCGTGCATTGCCAAGGGATATGTTGGAAGAATGAGCTTCAACTAATAGAAGCCTTGCTCAAAAGCGCAACTGTCTCGGACAAATTGTTAATCGTCCCCATGAAACATCGATTAGGGGAGGCAAAGGAGCTTGAATAgcgaataaatgaaagtgaagaCTGTACAGAAGAAATAAGGGTAACTTTCTACCAGCAGCTGCCAACAGGAGGACGTTTTTCCAAGACGAAATTCGAATTCTCGTACAAATCTTCTCTAACAACGCAGTTGGAGGCACTTTTATGATTTGTGATTTGATAGCGTTCCTTGACCATAGAAAGTTTGCAATTTCAACTTAATATCGTAGTAGATTTCATTCCTTGACCACGGATTGTGACTTTTATACGGAGTATGTTCCATATCGTAGTAGATCTAAATATTGTgggtgttaacgagccgagccgagcccgagcatggccttgctcggcttgtgcttaAAAACCAAAACTCGATCTCGAGCTTACCTGAGCTTGAAAAAAACGTGCTCGTtatcaagcttgcgagctttaattGAGCTAGCTCGAGCTcaaatcgagcctatatataattgCTAATTTTTTGATTGTTTTTCTTCCGATATTTTCAATAAGGAGGCTCGAAGGTTatatatgtaaaaatatttgaCAAATCAATGAAACATTTAATATGtgtgatacaaatatataatcatgataaaataattataattttacaacatatgagcaatatcttatctaatcacacaagttcgagccgctcgcGTTTTTCGACTCGAGCCGGACACGCGTTTTTTGAATCGAGCCAGCGTTTGTCCGGCTTTACacgttaagctctcgagccgagcccgagcccggGTCAAGCTTGCACGAGCCAATatttgaccgagccgatctcgagttactcgcgagctgtctcgtctcattaacacctCTATGATTGACTGATTGTAGACTTATAGTTACTATTGGAGTAATGGATGCTAAACAAGAATAAACGGGAGGAGATTCGCGATTAATGGTGGTTGTGGTGGGCGGAAAGAAGAGGTGGGAAGAATCTTTAGGAGGTGATATATTATTTAGGGGGAGGTGGGTAATAAGGCTATGTTTGGcaaggcatttcaggtacctgatttgaccaagtaacatgatttgactaatatttcaggTAGTTGTTTTATCTAGTGTTGTTTGGTAAAGTTATTTCAGATACCTGAAATGACTTTTCACGTACCTGAAATGAAAAGCTATTCCAGGTAGCTTTTTAAAGTTTCAGATAGCTGAAATGTTCTACTTTacatatttaccctttatttaaattaatttattataattattaatttccttttatatcattttacaaaaaatcagttaccttttcagttagttttaccaaataCTTTACAATTAATTATTATCTTATCAGTTTTCAATTTTCAGCTAGcgtttcaggtacctttttaattccagtcaccttatcaggtttcaggtaccttttcaggtttcaggtaccttttcagtcagttttaccaaacagagccttaggcTTTATCTTTTTCGGCTggaattgaactgaactaaataGTACTGATTTGAACTGAAATGAGCTAAAATTAAGTTAGGAAGAATATATCTTATTCCTTTAATGAAGGGATTATAAGTATTACCATCTCTAAGAAAATTGGTTAAATACATATTTTCTCCGTTCTAGTTAAGTATTTACCTTTTTATTATTCGTTTacattattttaattaaagataaCAAATAATTGAAACGGATGGAGTATTAAATAGGAAGAATAATAAGATGTGATTAGGGTTTATATATAGTAATATAGAATATATCAAAAGCTGTATCAAAGGAAGTTAAGGAACCCCTCATATCATCAGATACATTGCGGCATCCTCAATCCTCAATTTTGTCATTTTAATGTACAATGACGAGATTAACCCCCCAAAAGCATACCGATTCTTCGGAGGATGATTTCGACCAAGATAGGTTAAGTAAATTGCCAGATGATTTAGTTGTGCGCATTCTTTCGTGCATGCCTATTATCGATGCTGTTAGAACTGTTTTACTTCGTCGATTCGGAAACCTTTGGACCTTTATTCCTACTCTTAACATTGACATGAGTGAATACCAAAAAACAAGCATTACCAATCAGATTGGGTGGTTCTGTTATTTCATCCGCCACGTTTTGATGCTTCACCAAAGCCTCTCCATTGATAGATTCCATCTTTGTGTAAAGTTCTACTCTAATGCGCAAAGAGACGAGGTTGCCGACGATATAAGAATGTGGTTTAGGTTTGCATTTGGTAGACAAGCCAAGGAAATCAAATTATCTGATCTATCGAACTATACTCCTACTTACAATACAATTTTACCTAGGCTCACGAGCGATTCTCTTGTTACACTTAATCTCGATTATTGCAGAATCAAGGGAGAAATTCAAGTCAAGTTGGGATCGCTAAAGAAGTTGTCACTTAACCATGTTAGTATGAGTAATAAAAATTTCCAAACCTTTATATCTGGATGTCCGTCCTTACAGAAACTGGTTATTGTCAACTTATTTCCGATGAAAAGACCGTTTGATTCTATTTCTAACATTGATAATTTTCGTCTACTTGTTACCGAGTCATTTCATTTCCCTAATCTTGAAACTTTGCATTTGCAAACTAGTGTTTGCGGACTAAACATCATTGATATTATTTCCTCTGTTCGTGATCTTACTTGTCTCGATCTTCTACGTTCAATGAATAATATGTTGTTCATGGAAAAGTTTCAAGGTGTTCAAGTTTTGCGACTGTCAGGCTATGCTTCCAAGGTACGTTTCGAGCACCTGACCTAAGGAATTCAGGATTATGTTAGTTTCGATTATTTTTGGATAATGGGATTATTTAGCAAATTAATTAGGGATTTAGGGTCCGTTTTAAACTATTTTTTGGTCAAATGGGTCCGCgtcatcacttttattttattttccagtTTTTATGTGAAGTCGCTAAGGTCCCTAGCAGCTTATATCCCTACCATTTTTGTAGTACCAACTGCAAAGATTTTTGGTGGGTACTTTGTACTTCAAGTTGCATGCTTAAAGTACATGTGAAAGATGACAAAATGTGGAGCTGCTTGAGACCTTAGCGACTTCACATGTTTGATATTTTTCTAAAACTTGCAAGGTACTACAAAATAGTATGGATATATATAAGGTGCTAGGGAACTTAGCGGCTTCAcataaaaaaatggaaaaataaaaaataaaagtgatagaCGTGAATTCATTTGTCCAAAATAGTTTGAAACGAACCCTAAATctcgagaaaaaggaacatacatcagATGTAGTAcctcatattttaatttttttgggcatttgtgtattttttctgagcttattacctcaaaccttttttgtttttgagcatatttatTTTTTTCGagtttattaaagtttataagtagattttaattttttttccgtcaaaactcaaatttaactaagcttaaatataatgtttttgagttttattgtaattttttgtgattaatgtttaagtgaatgaactcagaaactttataataaaactcgtaatttttaaaacaaaactcaaattttttatTATAATACTCAAAAACTACACATTTGGTGGTAGTACATCAAATGTATGATCTACTTACTGCTTAATCCCTAAATTAGTTTGCTAAATAACCCCTGTTATCCAAAAAAATCCGTACTTTCTACTAATGCTTTCATGACTGTTTATTAGAAGGATTGATGCTATACGGAGTTGATTGAGATATCATTGAGATTATTAATTTCTACTTCCTTCAATTTCAGCTATGCCTACTTGCATTACAAAAATTGCAGAAGCAGTGTTTACAAAATCGATTGAAGCAAATAGTTCTTGAATTGTACGACTTATGTGAAAGCTGCTTCTTAGGCATTCGTCATTTGATAAGAAGTTCAAATTACTTGGAAGAACTCATTATATACACCACAAAGGCAAGTGTATTTAGTACCTACTTTGTAAAAGTTTTCTCTAAGATCGTTTCATATAGGAaatcagtaagtggattatacgtCTGATTTCTGATTTTGTATATCAGATGGTATAGTTTTTGACTTagtttaaaatttttgagttttattataaagtttttgagttgatttacttaaacattaatatcaaaaagttacattataactcaaaaaaaattacatataaactcagaaaattttgattttgacgtcataaaactaaaatgtaatttatacaCTCTatataactcaaaaaaaaaaattacacaaaaactcaaaaactcaTTAAGTGTGAGGTAGTATATTAACGTACAATCCTTTTTTCTAATAGGAAATGTGTGAGGTTATATAGATCGATGATTCATTTACCTACTTAAATTAACGGTCTCTCTTTTCTGTTACGTATTTAATATCAGGATTTTGAAGCCAGTATCGATTTTCAAAAAGACAAACTTTCTTGTCCTTCTGTGCTGCCACAACTCAAGACCATTACCGTGCATTGTTATGGGATATGTTGGAAGAGTCATCTTCAACTAATAGAAGCCTTGCTCAAAAGCGCAGTTGTCTTGGACAAATTGGTAATCGTCCATCGATTAAAGGAGGCAGAGGAGCTTGAATTTATTAAACATGTGTCGAGCTTTCCAAGTGTCTCGCCAACTACAAAGGTAGTCTTTGCTTGCTGACAATTATAATGAACTGCGTTAAAATAGATCTGTTTTACATAATTGTTGTGTAAGGCAGCCTTAAATAAGAATAACTGTTACCTCATGGTATATAGTATTAAAGTTTTGTTGTTACAATGTGATTTGAGTTATAGAGGTTCGATAGTTTCCACGACAGTTTTTCACAGTGGTATTGGTTGCAGTTATGTGCAACCGAGTTTAGACCATGGCGTTGATTCTCAAGGTGAACACACTCGAACCTAAATTTTTGATACCAAGTGCCCCCTTTCTCAAATGTTGGGAGGACATGGACCCGTTCCTCCCAAGGACACTAGGTGTGTGTGCCATTTCGCCACATCCTTAATCCTTACAAAATTGATAGATTGCTATATTGGCCTAAGCCGCACCCATTAGAATAGGAGATATAAATTAGAAACGGAGATACTCGTATAAATCACGGAGTATTTCACGAGCTTAAAAACGGTTTTAAGTTAAAAACAATTAACATTAATAATTTAATATACAGAGTAAAAACACAccattggatataacaaagttTTGAAAAAGATAAATTTTACTTATACTAGATAGTATCCCGCAAtccgcgcggcctgttttaatattttatgattatattgaagaaaaattaaataattcatatatgaccttcaatattttctcttataaataagtttttctcaaatttaatatttttaggtttaacttcaatgttttaatataaaatacacaggagttttaattaaaactaataagtgataattaattatgaatgatcaatgttttataaataaatttgtgactgcTGAAATATCAtactaattaaaataaaatttgttctaatacaacaatcaacaataatttctcaaattatatcatttcacgatactttatgtctcaaatcagttaatatttattcaaaatgatgtgaacataattttatgtaatttttaattttttatgtataacatgtgacatttatctatcaaacatatagagttcaaagtcaacttattcaaatgtttttattgtgtcttgcatgtgataTGTATCAAATATATCTATGAGAGATTTGcaccttttatttttttaaacaattatatataatgatgtttaagagtttattacctgtaaatataataggttgaactttcacaaatattattttttaatgtttaacttcaaagtatttaaaaggataacatataaaatatttaactaaaagtaatacggagtatttggttagtcataatcaatattttatatttgacttatacatatttaattacAGATATTAAAGTATtagaatatgtaaatattatagtaaatattatgattttatcatGTTCTCATTATGTCGATATTCTTTCCTAGTTTGTAGGATTTTGTTATACTCTAGAATGTTGTATCAGCTCATATATATTGTAACCTTTGCCAATCAATAAACTCACCTGATTCTATTCTCTCAATTCTTATATGGTATCAGTGTCTTAAGATCCATCTCCATCTTCTTCATTTTTTCCTCTCTTCTCCCTTTTCCCAAATGCCAGGCGACAACACTCCCAAAACTGCCCCTTTTCACCCTGCTTTTTCAGTCTCCAACATCAAAAACCATGTCCAAATTACTCTTGAAATGGAAAATGTTCATTACGCCTCTTGGGCAGAGCTTTTTCTGAATACGGCCCAAGCTTTCGATGTGGCTGATCACATCGTCCCACCGAAGGGCGCCGCTGTCAACAAAGACGCCCAATGGACCCGTCTTGATGCTATTGTGAAGCAGTGGATCTATAGCACCATTTCCATCGACCTGCTCCACACCATTCTCAAGCCGGGTGCTACGGCCAAGGAAGCATGGGACCGTCTTGAAGATATCTTTAACGATAATAAAAGTTCAAGAGCCGTCTTTCTCGAACAGCAGTTTTCTCAAATTCACATGGATAACTATCCAATTGCGTCGTCTTACTGTCAGGCATTAAAAATGTTGGCGGGCCAACTCGCCAATGTTGGGGCCCCTGTCTCGGAGGAACGCCTTGTCCTCCGCCTTGTCAACGGTCTCTCTGGAAGTTACGATAATCTCGCAACAATCATTCAACAAAAGGATCCGCTGCCTCTCTTCTATCAGGCGAGATCTATGGTAACTCTTGAAGAGGCCCGTCGCAACAAAAACTCTGCCTCAGACTCTGCTCTTCTCACCACTCATCACGACGGCCGTACTGACCAAAATTCTCGGCCTCCTGATTCGTCCTCCAATCGCAATAATCAGAATAATCGCAATAAGGGTGGGCGTGGGAAAAATTACCGTGGTAAGGGtaatggtggtggtggcgccTCCAATAAGGCGTCTGATAATTCGAAGAACAATAACTCCGGGCAGCAGCAAACTCAAGGCACACGACCCGCATCCTGGACGTGGGTCCCTCTGACGCCACCACCGTGGCAGCAGCAACAGGCATGGGGTGCTGCTCCGTGTCCCTACCCCACTACTGGGTGGGCTCCTTCCTCTAATCGTGGTCAGGGTATTCTTGGCCCGCGACCACAGGCGTTCATTGCTCAAGGACCCATGATTGGAGCATCTCACGGAGCCTTGGTACCGACGGATTTGGCTGCTTCAATGCAGACGATGACTTTGCAGCAGCCCGACGACAATTGGTATTTGGATACAGGCGCATCCTCTCACATGACGTCGAACGAAGGTACCCTATCTTCTTATTTTAATTTGAGCGGTAATCGTAAGATTATAGTCGGTAATGGTACTGAAATCCCGATTCTTGGATGTGGTGCAAAACAACTAACGTCTCCCCTACCCCCACTAAAACTGAAAAACGTCCTTCACGCCCCTAATATTATTAAAAATCTCGTCTCTGTTAGAAAACTTACAACTGATAATAATGTCTCTGTCGAGTTTGATCgttttggttttactgtgaaGGATTTGCAGACGGGGTAGCCAATACTGAGACGCAGTAGTTCGGGTGACCTATATCCTCTATTCAACTCGCCACCCATCCATACCACAACACCACACGCATTCACTGCCATTTCCGCAAGCACATGGCACGGTCGCTTGGGTCATCCTGGACCGGCTATTTTTAGTTTACTCCGCAATAATAAATTTATTTCCTGTAATTCCCCTTCCAACAATTTTTGTCATTCGTGTCAACTAGGTAAACATGTTAAGTTGCCTTTTTCATTATCTCGATCGAATACCGTTTCCCCATTTGATATTGTTCATAGTGACTTGTGGACATCTCCGGTTGTCAGTTCTATGGGTCACCGTTTTTACATTCTTTTTCTCGATGATTTTACAAATTTCTTGTGGACATTTCCTATTAAACACAAATCAGAAGTATTTGGCATCTTTGCCAAATTTCATGCGTACATTACTACACAATTTAATAGGCCAATTAAGAATTTGCAATGTGACAACGGTCGTGAATATGACAACTCTCTCTTCCACGATTTCTTCACGAAAAAGGGTATGGTATTTCGCTTCTCGTGTCCTCATACTTCCCCACAAAATGGTAAGGCTGAGCGAAAAATCCGTACAATTAATAATATTGTTCGGACTCTTCTTTTGCACGCACATTTACCTCCCTCAATGTGGCACCATGCTCTCTCTATGGCAACTTATATACATAACATTTTACCTAGCAAAGCAAATCACTTAGTCTCACCCACATCGAGTCTTTACCTTCGGTCACCGTCCTATGATCATCTTCGCACGTTCGGATGCTTATGCTATCCTCACTTACCTCCCACGACCATTCACAAGCTCGATGCCCGAACTACTCCTTGTGTCTTCCTTGGCTACCCGTCACACCATCGAGGTTATCTATGCCTCGACCTGTCTTCGCGTAAGATCATCACGGCCCGACATGTTACATTTAATGAGTCCGTCTTTCCTTATGCCAAAGACTCGACTATGACAGCCTCATCATACTCTTTTTTAGACAGTGACCCATCGCCATATATGACACAAGTCCTGCACTCCCCCACCTCTACGGCAGCTCCTGCCGTGACCCAAGACCCGGCCTCTCCTGGCCCCCCATCGCCACCACCAGACAACACCCTAACGCCTGCCTCACCCACGGACCCCTCTCCATCACCACAACCCACGGACTCATCACCACCGTCTCACCAGCCCTCCCCACAAATGACAACTCGTGCCCGACATGGTAtatttaaaccaaaacccattttTGACCTCTCCGTCACCACTAGCCTGTCACCCATACCCAAAAACCCGATAACCGCACTTAACGATCCGAATTGGAAACAGGCCATGACCGACGAATTTGATGCTCTTATTAAAAATAAGACTTGGGTATTAGTTCCTCGTCCCAATAACGTTAATGTAACTCGGTGTCTTTGGCTTTTTCGACATAAATTTAAAGCTAATGGTGACTTAGAGCGATACAAGGCTCGACTTGTTGTCAATGGCAGGTCTCAACAGGTGGGCATTGACTGCGATGAGACTTTTAGTCTAGTGGTGAAACCGGCTACTATTCGGGCGGTTCTTAGCATTGCCGTCTCCAAGAAATGGTCTATACATCAACTTGATGTCAAAAACGCTTTTCTTCACGGTAATCTTGCTGAAACCGTCTATATGCATCAGCCTCCCGGGTTCCGCAACCGTCAATATCCTGATCATGTTTGCCTACTCAAAAAGTCATtatatggtcttaaacaagcgcCTCGAGCATGGTACCAGCGGTTTGCTCACTTTGTCTCGACAATTGGGTTTTCTCATAGTATGTCCGACAATTCTTTATTTGTTTATCGACGGGGTAATGATCTTGCTTATCTTCTATTATATGTTGACGATATTATACTCACTACTTCGTCCGACAAACTTCGGGATACCATCATTGAAAACCTCCGAACAGAGTTCTCTATGACTGATCTTGGGCATCTCAATTATTTCCTCGGCATATCAGCTGTCCGTAATGCTCACGGTCTCTTCCTTCATCAGCAAAAATATGCGGAAGACATAATTTCTCGCGCCAAGATGTCTAATTGCAAACCAGCCCATACTCCAGTCGACACCAAGTCCAAACTGGGCGCTAATTCTGGTGCCAAAGTTCCTGACCCGACTCTTTATCGGTCCCTAGCTGGAGCTCTTCAATACTTGACCTTCACTAGGCCTGATATATCGTACGCCGTGCAGCAACTTTGTTTACATATGCACGACCCGCGTACAGCTCACCTTGCAGCACTAAAACGGGTCCTCAGGTATGTCCAAGGAACCAAACATTTCGGCCTTCACCTTAATGTCTCTAATGTCACTCAATTAACTGCTTATAGTGACGCCGATTGGGGTGGGTGTCCCGACACTCGTCGATCTACGTCAGGCTATTGTGTGTATTTGGGTGACAACCTAATCTCTTGGTCCTCCAAACGACAAGCTACTCTCTCTCGGTCCAGTGCCGAAGCCGAGTACCGTGGTGTCGCAAATGTCGTGGCCGAATCCAGCTGGCTCCGAAATTTGTTACTTGAACTCCATTGCCCTATTACTAAAGCTACGGTTGTATACTGTGATAATGTGAGCGCCATATACCTCTCCGGCAATCCCGTCAATCATCAAAGAACCAAACATATAGAAATGGATATACATTTCGTCCGTGAGAAGGTAGCACTCGGCCAAGTCCGCGTTCTTCATGTGCCTTCCCGATATCAATATGCGGATATATTTACAAAAGGACTTCCTCGGCCATTATTTGACGATTTTCGCTCGAGTCTCAGCATCCGTCCTCCTCCCGCTTCGACTCCGGGGGTGTATTAGAATATGTAAATATTCtagtaaagttacactcttaattAACAGCTGAAATGACTAGTGCTTCGACTCGTAACAGACTGAA
This sequence is a window from Silene latifolia isolate original U9 population chromosome 8, ASM4854445v1, whole genome shotgun sequence. Protein-coding genes within it:
- the LOC141594688 gene encoding putative F-box/LRR-repeat protein At5g02930, with translation MKSSPQKHTSSSEDDSDRDRLSRLPDDVVLHILSCMPIIDAVRTVLLRRFGNLWTFIPNINIDMSEYQKTSTTHQLGWFCYFVRHVLMLHQNRSIDRFHLCVKFYSNAQREEVADDIRMWSRFAFGRQAKEMRLSDLSNYDANYVTIFPRLTSDFLVTLNLNYCRIEGEIQVKLGSLKKLSLNHVRMSNESFQSFISGCPSLQKLVIVDLLSLTKPIVSVPNIDNSRLVLRMSLNFPNLETLYTYLRFDFRRVDITDISSVRDDIYIKYLTTRDNPVSTMNNILLIGKFQGVEVLRLSRNASKLFLLTIPNVQLLENRWKRIDLALDNFCEVCLSGFRNLVRSSKYLEDITIYTTKDFKARIDLQEDEVSSPDVLPQVKTITVHCQGICWKNELQLIEALLKSATVSDKLLIVPMKHRLGEAKELE